A genomic segment from Bacteroidota bacterium encodes:
- a CDS encoding DUF2851 family protein, with product MGSGAKNVLLINAVAPVLFAYGKYKDQEEYCERALKLLEECEAEDNAIIKNWILLGIKPNDAFDTQALLQLKTEYCSHFRCLECAIGNKILK from the coding sequence CTGGGTAGCGGGGCGAAAAACGTTCTCCTAATCAATGCGGTTGCACCAGTGCTATTTGCCTATGGAAAGTATAAGGACCAAGAGGAATATTGCGAACGCGCATTGAAGCTTCTAGAAGAATGTGAAGCAGAAGATAATGCTATAATTAAAAATTGGATACTATTAGGGATAAAACCTAACGATGCATTCGATACCCAGGCTTTGTTACAATTAAAAACTGAATACTGTAGTCATTTTCGTTGTCTGGAATGTGCTATTGGAAATAAGATTTTAAAATGA
- a CDS encoding DUF2851 family protein, with protein MNEQLLQFIWKFRMFQPFTLTSVQGHLVDILHPGEQNANSGADFQNARVRHGDVVWAGTVELHVNGDDWHKHRHDRDKAYNNVILHVVYENGNKNTYNEKGQAIQVVELKDLIVPGILARYEELEQRKSWIPCQKFFNQVNHFTVRHFMERLAIERMEHKVQQIQALLSESKNDWEQIMFVMCARYLGASINKEPFTRLAQSLPVKIWAKHRDESLQLEALVFGQAGFLEEESEDEYPNQLRKEYLYLKRLYSLKPIEKHEWKFLRLRPSNFPTIRLAQLASIMNNEEKIFSQILEIKSPKKIQMLFDGLVSDYWQQHYVFDKLSK; from the coding sequence ATGAATGAGCAACTACTACAGTTTATCTGGAAGTTCAGAATGTTTCAGCCATTTACCCTAACATCGGTTCAAGGACATCTGGTTGATATACTTCACCCAGGAGAACAGAATGCAAACTCTGGAGCTGATTTTCAAAATGCCAGGGTTCGACACGGCGATGTGGTTTGGGCCGGAACAGTGGAATTGCATGTCAATGGAGATGATTGGCACAAACATCGGCATGATCGAGACAAGGCGTATAATAACGTCATTCTCCATGTCGTTTATGAAAATGGGAACAAGAACACCTATAATGAAAAAGGCCAAGCCATTCAGGTCGTAGAGTTAAAAGACCTTATCGTGCCCGGAATATTAGCACGCTATGAAGAATTAGAGCAGCGAAAAAGCTGGATTCCTTGTCAAAAGTTTTTTAATCAGGTAAATCACTTTACCGTTAGGCATTTTATGGAACGCCTTGCTATAGAACGCATGGAGCACAAAGTGCAACAGATACAAGCATTACTTTCTGAATCAAAAAATGATTGGGAGCAAATCATGTTTGTAATGTGCGCACGCTATCTTGGTGCATCCATTAATAAAGAACCCTTTACTCGGCTTGCCCAGTCCCTGCCCGTCAAGATTTGGGCGAAGCATCGTGACGAATCATTGCAACTCGAAGCGCTGGTTTTCGGCCAGGCTGGTTTCTTAGAAGAAGAATCGGAGGATGAATATCCTAATCAGCTTCGTAAAGAGTATTTATATCTCAAACGCTTATATTCTCTTAAGCCTATCGAAAAACATGAGTGGAAATTTTTACGCCTTCGGCCTTCTAATTTTCCTACAATACGTTTAGCTCAATTGGCTTCTATTATGAACAACGAGGAAAAGATATTTTCTCAAATTTTGGAGATAAAGAGTCCTAAGAAGATTCAGATGCTTTTTGATGGGCTTGTATCTGACTATTGGCAGCAACATTATGTATTTGACAAACTTTCAAAATAA
- a CDS encoding ATP phosphoribosyltransferase produces the protein MDNKLRIAIQKSGRLNEDSLKLIKDCGISIDNGEDQLKVTARNFPMEVFFLRNSDIPQYVEDGVADIAIIGENVLMEKPNQVNTIQKLGFSRCKVSLAIPKNEEYSGLSYFNQKKLATSYPKTLKSFLEKNKLTAEIHEISGSVEIAPNIGLADGICDIVSTGSTLFKNGLKEVEVLFYSEAVLIAAQKMDVDRRKLFDRFLFRIHSVLAARNNKYILLNAPNEKIKEIISILPGMKSPTILPLAESGWSSLHSVISEKEFWEKIDALKSAGAEGILIVPIEKMVM, from the coding sequence ATGGATAACAAATTACGGATTGCAATTCAAAAATCAGGCAGGCTGAACGAGGACTCGCTCAAACTTATCAAAGACTGCGGCATTTCCATAGATAATGGAGAGGATCAGCTTAAGGTTACTGCGCGCAACTTTCCTATGGAGGTGTTTTTTCTTCGTAATTCTGACATACCTCAGTATGTAGAAGACGGAGTAGCAGACATTGCAATCATCGGTGAGAATGTTCTGATGGAGAAACCTAATCAGGTGAATACCATTCAAAAATTAGGTTTCAGCAGATGCAAGGTGTCGCTTGCCATACCCAAAAACGAAGAGTACTCAGGCTTATCCTATTTCAACCAAAAAAAATTGGCAACCTCTTATCCCAAGACGTTAAAGTCATTTCTGGAGAAGAATAAACTCACTGCCGAGATTCACGAGATATCAGGTTCTGTGGAGATAGCTCCCAATATCGGTCTGGCAGATGGGATATGCGATATTGTGAGTACCGGCTCCACTTTGTTTAAGAATGGATTGAAAGAAGTAGAAGTCCTTTTCTATTCCGAGGCGGTATTGATTGCCGCTCAGAAAATGGATGTGGATCGAAGAAAATTATTCGATAGATTTCTGTTTCGCATACACTCGGTTCTGGCTGCTCGCAACAACAAATACATCTTGCTCAATGCCCCTAACGAAAAGATCAAAGAAATTATTTCTATTCTTCCTGGAATGAAGAGTCCTACGATTCTTCCACTGGCAGAATCAGGATGGAGCTCGCTGCATTCGGTGATTAGCGAGAAAGAATTTTGGGAAAAGATAGACGCGCTTAAATCCGCCGGTGCCGAAGGCATTCTAATAGTTCCGATTGAAAAAATGGTGATGTAA